A window of the Narcine bancroftii isolate sNarBan1 chromosome 4, sNarBan1.hap1, whole genome shotgun sequence genome harbors these coding sequences:
- the en1a gene encoding homeobox protein engrailed-1a has product MEEQKDPNIGVESRESNEADRVSISPPFQSPQIQPHPAAQQPHRNTNFFIDNILRPDFGCKKERDRAQTSGRENVNPLTRPLNASSLSPDSDCSDSSSQPSKQSQPKQNEGNGTNSTKYAENTGSALLLMGANAEPISNSDGIKTATSANLMWPAWVYCTRYSDRPSSGPRTRKLKKKKSEKEDKRPRTAFTAEQLQRLKAEFQTNRYITEQRRQTLAQELNLNESQIKIWFQNKRAKIKKATGLKNGLALHLMAQGLYNHSTTTIQDEKEDSD; this is encoded by the exons ATGGAAGAGCAGAAGGATCCGAACATTGGTGTGGAGAGTAGAGAGTCGAACGAGGCGGACCGTGTTTCTATCTCTCCGCCTTTTCAGTCGCCCCAAATACAGCCCCATCCAGCGGCCCAACAGCCGCACAGAAACACTAACTTTTTTATTGATAATATCTTGAGGCCAGACTTTGGGTGCAAGAAGGAGAGAGATCGGGCGCAGACGTCCGGGAGAGAAAACGTCAACCCCCTCACAAGGCCCTTAAATGCATCAAGTCTCAGTCCGGATTCGGATTGCAGTGACAGCTCGTCGCAGCCGTCGAAGCAgtctcaaccaaagcaaaacgAAGGCAATGGAACTAATTCGACAAAGTATGCAGAAAACACTGGCTCGGCTCTTCTGCTTATGGGGGCTAATGCAGAGCCTATATCCAACAGTGATGGAATCAAAACAGCCACATCAGCAAATCTAATGTGGCCTGCCTGGGTTTATTGCACTAGATATTCAGACAGGCCGTCTTCTG GTCCTAGAACTAGAaaactgaagaagaagaagagtgaGAAAGAAGACAAGCGGCCACGGACAGCGTTCACAGCCGAACAGCTGCAAAGACTCAAAGCAGAGTTCCAGACCAATCGTTACATCACCGAGCAGAGGAGGCAAACTTTAGCACAAGAACTCAATCTGAACGAATCCCAGATCAAAATCTGGTTCCAGAACAAGAGGGCCAAGATCAAGAAAGCTACTGGCCTGAAGAACGGCTTGGCTCTCCATCTAATGGCCCAGGGACTTTATAATCATTCCACCACAACAATTCAAGACGAGAAGGAGGACAGTGACTGA